The Cygnus atratus isolate AKBS03 ecotype Queensland, Australia chromosome 19, CAtr_DNAZoo_HiC_assembly, whole genome shotgun sequence genome includes a window with the following:
- the AIF1L gene encoding allograft inflammatory factor 1-like, whose protein sequence is MAAPRRPSGGGLRRAPQDGRLEEINKEFLCDPKFSDEEDLEEKLAVFKEKYMEFDLNNQGEIDLMSVKRMMEKMGAPKTHLELKKMISEVTGGVSETISYQDFVNVMLGKRSAVLKLVMMFEGKANESNPKPSGPPPERDIASLP, encoded by the exons ATGGCGGCTCCGCGCCGGCCgagcggcggggggctgcggcgggccCCTCAGGACGGGCGGCTGGAGGAGATCAACAAG GAATTTCTCTGTGACCCGAAGTTCAGTGATGAAGAAGACCTGGAGGAGAAGCTGGCGGTGTTCAAAG AGAAGTACATGGAGTTTGACCTGAACAACCAAGGCGAGATCG ATCTGATGTCCGTCAAAAGGATGATGGAGAAGATGGGGGCTCCGAAGACCCACCTGGAACTGAAGAAGATGATCTCTGAGGTGACCGGCGGGGTTAGCGAGACCATCTCCTACCAGGACTTCGTCAACGTGATGCTTGGCAAGCGCTCTGCTGTACTGAAGCT GGTTATGATGTTTGAAGGAAAAGCCAATGAAAGCAACCCAAAACCTTCTGGTCCGCCTCCAGAGAGAGACATAGCCAGCCTCCCTTGA